One Halobacterium sp. DL1 DNA window includes the following coding sequences:
- a CDS encoding aldolase, producing MATPTRTNALLDRIENDDVALGILDNAYSPTLVEFYGDLGLDFVWIDLEHGGPAPGDGPAVDHLLRAAERTDTELLVRLSDTEPASVRKALDAGVRNVFLPRVDAADTVREAVRAARFEYDGEPGERGLAAPRARRWGLAEDYVASEDRETLVGVTIETEAAVANIDEILDVPELGFVFVGPLDLSVSLGHPGEFDHPDVQAAVETVRSAAVEADVPVGGLGFGMDDVNTKAANGYQILHVGSTTGALKETISSWMDAYDGERPQ from the coding sequence ATGGCGACGCCGACGCGGACGAACGCGCTGCTGGACCGCATCGAGAACGACGACGTGGCGCTTGGTATCCTCGACAACGCGTACAGCCCGACGCTGGTAGAGTTCTACGGCGACCTCGGGCTGGACTTCGTCTGGATTGACCTCGAACACGGCGGCCCCGCGCCCGGCGACGGGCCGGCGGTCGACCACCTCCTCCGCGCCGCCGAACGCACGGACACCGAACTGCTCGTCCGCCTCTCCGACACCGAGCCAGCGTCCGTCCGGAAGGCCCTCGACGCGGGCGTCCGCAACGTGTTCCTCCCGCGCGTCGACGCCGCCGACACGGTCCGGGAGGCGGTGCGGGCGGCCCGCTTCGAGTACGACGGCGAACCGGGCGAACGCGGACTCGCAGCGCCCCGCGCCCGCCGCTGGGGGCTCGCCGAGGACTACGTCGCGAGCGAGGACCGCGAGACGCTCGTCGGCGTCACTATCGAAACCGAGGCCGCCGTGGCGAACATCGACGAGATTCTCGACGTCCCGGAACTCGGCTTCGTCTTCGTCGGCCCGCTCGACCTCTCGGTGTCACTCGGCCACCCGGGAGAATTCGACCACCCGGACGTCCAGGCGGCGGTCGAGACGGTCCGCTCCGCCGCCGTCGAGGCAGACGTCCCCGTCGGCGGCCTCGGGTTCGGCATGGACGACGTCAACACCAAGGCCGCGAACGGCTACCAGATTCTCCACGTCGGCAGCACTACCGGCGCGCTCAAAGAGACCATCAGCTCGTGGATGGACGCCTACGACGGCGAACGACCCCAGTAG
- a CDS encoding aminotransferase class III: MTGPPIHELHFDDAPNVDTVPGPKSERLLQRQREVDSSAVAYPNNIPIALDEARGATVRDVDGNTFLDFFAGIGVLNVGHTNPYVMEGMYEQAEKFVHTVDFPTEARLDLIEALEERAPGDLAGNSRVVFGGPTGSDAIEASIKLAKYNTGGNGLLAFRNAYHGATSGAMSLTANKGFKEHYTPLLPDVVHAPFPYPFQQNKDPEEAVEDALEQVRATLLEPYGGLANPAGIFVEPIQGEGGVVVPPQGFLQGLRDIADEAEVPLVFDEIQVGFGRTGEWWASEHYDVTPDVVTSAKALGGNGLPLSCTIYHEDLDTWGPGDHAGTYRGNVPAMRAGLRAIEYIEGNDLLAHATEMGELIRSRLREVAEDNPQVADVRGEGLFVGAEFVDEQGNVTEAGDIVADVQQYCYEHGLLVWKAGQYGNVLRLLPPLVVTEDQVETGLDIIADAIAEVTSATATQ; this comes from the coding sequence ATGACTGGCCCGCCAATCCACGAACTGCACTTCGACGACGCCCCGAACGTCGACACGGTCCCCGGTCCGAAGAGCGAGCGACTGCTCCAGCGGCAGCGCGAGGTCGACAGCAGCGCCGTCGCCTACCCCAACAACATCCCCATCGCGCTCGACGAGGCGCGCGGCGCCACCGTCCGCGACGTCGACGGCAACACCTTCCTCGACTTCTTCGCCGGCATCGGCGTGCTGAACGTCGGCCACACGAACCCGTACGTGATGGAGGGGATGTACGAGCAGGCCGAGAAGTTCGTCCACACCGTCGACTTCCCGACGGAGGCCCGCCTCGACCTCATCGAGGCGCTCGAGGAGCGCGCGCCCGGTGACCTCGCCGGCAACAGCCGCGTCGTCTTCGGCGGCCCCACGGGCAGCGACGCCATCGAGGCGTCCATCAAGCTCGCGAAGTACAACACGGGCGGTAACGGCCTGCTCGCGTTCCGGAACGCCTACCACGGCGCCACCTCGGGCGCGATGAGCCTCACCGCGAACAAGGGGTTCAAGGAGCACTACACGCCGCTCCTGCCGGACGTCGTCCACGCCCCGTTCCCGTACCCGTTCCAGCAGAACAAGGACCCCGAGGAAGCCGTCGAGGACGCCCTGGAGCAGGTCCGCGCGACGCTGCTCGAACCGTACGGCGGCCTGGCGAACCCGGCGGGCATCTTCGTAGAACCCATCCAGGGCGAGGGTGGCGTCGTCGTCCCGCCGCAGGGGTTCCTGCAAGGCCTCCGCGACATCGCCGACGAGGCCGAGGTGCCCCTCGTCTTCGACGAGATCCAGGTCGGCTTCGGCCGCACCGGCGAGTGGTGGGCCAGCGAGCACTACGACGTGACGCCGGACGTCGTGACGAGCGCGAAAGCTCTCGGCGGCAACGGCCTGCCGCTGTCCTGCACCATCTACCACGAGGACCTCGACACGTGGGGCCCGGGCGACCACGCCGGCACCTACCGCGGGAACGTCCCGGCGATGCGCGCCGGCCTGCGCGCCATCGAGTACATCGAGGGCAACGACCTCCTCGCCCACGCGACCGAGATGGGCGAACTGATCCGCTCGCGACTCCGGGAGGTCGCCGAGGACAACCCCCAGGTCGCGGACGTCCGCGGGGAGGGGCTGTTCGTCGGCGCGGAGTTCGTCGACGAACAGGGCAACGTGACCGAGGCCGGCGACATCGTCGCCGACGTCCAGCAGTACTGCTACGAGCACGGCCTCCTCGTCTGGAAGGCCGGCCAGTACGGCAACGTGCTCCGCCTGCTCCCGCCGCTGGTCGTCACCGAAGACCAGGTCGAAACCGGCCTGGACATCATCGCGGACGCCATCGCCGAGGTCACCTCGGCCACCGCGACGCAGTAG
- a CDS encoding allophanate hydrolase — protein MINVLDGGLSTTVQDTGRFGHYHIGMPPSGAMDQYAHTVANYIVGNDEEAATLEMTYAGPDLEFEEDAVIAATGADMQPTLNDEEIPTWTAVQVEAGDVLSFQFATEGVRSYLAVAGGIDVPKVMESRSTYTLIGIGGHEGRDLDEGDTLPVGSANGNATVGAAVDDSYVPDYANNDTIRVVMGLCDYRLTDEGRDELLGAEWKISDEADRVGCRLTGPDIEGMFEERDQPFGAGPDPTNVVDLGYPVGSIQMAGQPIILMRDAVTGGGYATVGTVISIDRNMLAQARTHRSITFEAVDVEDALEARSAHDEKVDTIRANFLG, from the coding sequence ATGATCAACGTACTCGACGGAGGACTCTCGACGACGGTGCAGGACACGGGACGGTTCGGTCACTACCACATCGGGATGCCGCCGTCCGGCGCGATGGACCAGTACGCACACACGGTCGCGAACTACATCGTCGGCAACGACGAGGAGGCCGCGACCCTCGAGATGACGTACGCCGGCCCGGACCTCGAGTTCGAGGAGGACGCCGTCATCGCGGCGACCGGGGCGGACATGCAGCCGACGCTGAACGACGAGGAGATTCCCACGTGGACCGCGGTCCAGGTGGAGGCCGGCGACGTCCTCTCCTTCCAGTTCGCCACCGAGGGCGTCCGCTCGTACCTCGCCGTCGCGGGCGGCATCGACGTGCCGAAGGTGATGGAGAGCCGGTCGACGTACACGCTCATCGGCATCGGCGGCCACGAGGGCCGCGACCTCGACGAGGGCGATACGCTCCCCGTCGGGTCCGCCAACGGGAACGCCACCGTCGGCGCGGCCGTCGACGACAGCTACGTTCCGGACTACGCGAACAACGACACCATCCGCGTCGTGATGGGGCTCTGTGACTACCGGCTGACCGACGAGGGCCGCGACGAACTGCTCGGCGCGGAGTGGAAGATCAGCGACGAGGCCGACCGCGTCGGCTGCCGGCTCACCGGCCCGGACATCGAGGGGATGTTCGAGGAACGCGACCAGCCGTTCGGCGCCGGCCCGGACCCGACGAACGTCGTCGACCTCGGCTACCCGGTCGGCTCCATCCAGATGGCGGGCCAGCCCATCATCCTGATGCGCGACGCCGTGACCGGCGGCGGCTACGCGACGGTCGGCACAGTCATCAGCATCGACCGGAACATGCTCGCCCAGGCGCGCACCCACCGCAGCATCACGTTCGAGGCCGTCGACGTGGAGGACGCACTCGAGGCGCGGTCGGCCCACGACGAGAAGGTCGACACAATCCGGGCGAACTTCCTCGGGTAA
- a CDS encoding allophanate hydrolase, with protein MTNGIQRQELSSPRYEYGGDDHVFVELSEEMSFDANFEAQAITQEIRERDLPGLIEVAPANASYMLHFDPAELHPDDLIDELKSLREEIDLTEYTWEARVIDVPVLYDDPWTHETLMKFRDRHQDPDSTDLEYSARINGFDNVDDFIDAHAGAPQMVTMVGFVPGLPWTFQMVPRDQQIEVPKYVQPRTETPSRAVGYGGAFTAIYPVKGAGGYQLFGRTPIEVLDVDQELAEFEDSMVLPNPGDILNYRRIDRDEYDAIREEVEDGSYEYNIGTIDFRPEEFFDDPEGYNERITEVLD; from the coding sequence ATGACGAACGGCATCCAGCGACAAGAACTTTCCTCGCCACGCTACGAGTACGGCGGGGACGACCACGTCTTCGTCGAACTCTCCGAGGAGATGAGTTTCGACGCGAACTTCGAAGCGCAGGCGATCACCCAGGAGATACGCGAGCGCGACCTCCCCGGTCTCATCGAGGTCGCACCGGCGAACGCCTCCTACATGCTCCACTTCGACCCCGCGGAGCTCCACCCCGACGACCTCATCGACGAGCTCAAATCGCTGCGCGAGGAGATCGACCTCACCGAGTACACCTGGGAGGCCCGCGTCATCGACGTCCCCGTCCTCTACGACGACCCGTGGACCCACGAGACGCTGATGAAGTTCCGGGACCGCCACCAAGACCCCGACTCGACGGACCTTGAGTACTCCGCGCGCATCAACGGGTTCGACAACGTCGACGACTTCATCGACGCCCACGCCGGCGCCCCCCAGATGGTGACGATGGTGGGCTTCGTCCCCGGCCTCCCGTGGACGTTCCAGATGGTGCCCCGGGACCAGCAGATCGAGGTCCCGAAGTACGTACAGCCCCGCACCGAGACGCCGAGCCGCGCGGTCGGCTACGGCGGCGCGTTCACCGCCATCTACCCCGTGAAGGGCGCGGGCGGCTACCAGCTGTTCGGGCGGACGCCGATCGAGGTCCTCGACGTCGACCAGGAGCTGGCGGAGTTCGAGGACTCGATGGTGCTCCCGAACCCGGGTGACATCCTCAACTACCGCCGCATCGACCGCGACGAGTACGACGCCATCCGCGAAGAGGTCGAGGACGGCAGCTACGAGTACAACATCGGGACCATCGACTTCCGGCCCGAGGAGTTCTTCGACGACCCAGAGGGCTACAACGAGCGGATCACGGAGGTGCTAGACTGA
- a CDS encoding spermidine/putrescine ABC transporter ATPase produces the protein MSTDVRGEDDLSSEEKVIEMRDLRKVYDDTIVAVDDVDLDVREGEFFTILGPSGSGKSTLLQMISGIETPTSGEIRLGGDVVNDVKPYNRKTSLVFQEYALFPHMTARENVEYGLMLRGVPEDERRQRADEMFELMDLGGKEGRNIQDLSGGERQRVATARSLVIEPDVLLLDEVLGALDEKLAKEMQVELKRIQEEVEKTFVFVTHSQEEAFSMSDRIAVMNQGDVEQVGKPLDIYQDPATEFVADFLQMPNLVEGTVTAVHDDTVTVSSDGTDFRIARSELRTAPSVDDELVFLVPNERLSFGDGQENSFSTVVTDTIFKGPYTEYALELPSGRNLRAHQTTGETLFEEGETVQVGFEPDAVSVFD, from the coding sequence ATGAGCACAGACGTGCGAGGAGAGGACGACCTGTCTTCCGAAGAGAAGGTCATCGAGATGCGTGACCTCCGCAAGGTCTACGACGACACCATCGTCGCTGTAGACGACGTCGACCTGGACGTTCGCGAGGGCGAGTTCTTCACCATCCTCGGCCCCTCCGGCAGTGGGAAGTCCACGCTCCTCCAGATGATCAGCGGCATCGAGACGCCGACGTCCGGCGAGATTCGGCTCGGCGGCGACGTGGTCAACGACGTCAAGCCGTACAACCGGAAGACGAGCCTCGTGTTCCAGGAGTACGCGCTGTTCCCGCACATGACCGCCCGTGAGAACGTCGAGTACGGCCTGATGCTGCGCGGCGTCCCCGAGGACGAGCGACGCCAGCGCGCCGACGAGATGTTCGAACTGATGGACCTCGGTGGGAAGGAGGGCCGGAACATTCAGGACCTCTCCGGCGGCGAACGGCAGCGCGTCGCGACGGCGCGCAGCCTCGTCATCGAACCGGACGTGCTCCTCCTCGACGAGGTGCTGGGCGCGCTCGACGAGAAACTGGCCAAGGAGATGCAGGTCGAACTGAAGCGCATCCAGGAGGAGGTCGAGAAGACGTTCGTGTTCGTCACGCACAGCCAGGAGGAGGCGTTCTCGATGAGCGACCGTATCGCCGTGATGAACCAGGGCGACGTCGAACAGGTCGGCAAGCCCCTGGACATCTACCAGGACCCGGCCACCGAGTTCGTCGCTGACTTCCTCCAGATGCCGAACCTCGTCGAGGGGACGGTGACGGCGGTCCACGACGACACGGTGACGGTCAGCAGCGACGGGACGGACTTCCGCATCGCGCGCAGCGAACTCCGGACCGCGCCGTCGGTCGACGACGAACTGGTCTTCCTGGTCCCGAACGAGCGGCTGTCGTTCGGCGACGGCCAGGAGAACTCGTTCTCGACGGTCGTCACGGACACCATCTTCAAGGGTCCGTACACGGAGTACGCGCTCGAACTCCCCTCCGGCCGCAACCTCCGCGCCCACCAGACGACCGGCGAGACGCTGTTCGAGGAGGGCGAGACGGTCCAGGTCGGGTTCGAACCAGACGCCGTCTCCGTCTTCGACTGA